A portion of the Perognathus longimembris pacificus isolate PPM17 chromosome 20, ASM2315922v1, whole genome shotgun sequence genome contains these proteins:
- the Timm50 gene encoding mitochondrial import inner membrane translocase subunit TIM50, whose translation MAASAALFSRLWSGVRLGARGLCARLAPPPPRTPEQAPPRVAEIGGRVGPKTQGPQQQQGSEGPSYAKKVALWLAGLLGAGGTVCVVYIFGNNPVDETGAKIPDEFDNDPILVQQLKRTYKYFKDYRQMIIEPTSPCLLPDPLREPYYQPPYTLVLELTGVLLHPEWSLATGWRFKKRPGIETLFQQLAPLYEIVIFTSETGMTAFPLIDSVDPHGFISYRLFRDATRYMDGHHVKDISCLNRDPARVVVVDCKKEAFRLQPFNGVALRPWDGNSDDRVLLDLSAFLKTIALNQVEDVRTVLEHYALEDDPLEAFKQRQSRLEQEEQQRLAELSKSTKQNLFFGSLTSRLWPRSKQP comes from the exons ATGGCGGCCTCGGCGGCGCTGTTCTCGCGCCTGTGGAGCGGTGTGCGGCTCGGCGCGCGGGGTCTGTGCGCGAGGCTggcgccgccgcctccccggACCCCGGAGCAG GCTCCACCTCGGGTTGCAGAGATCGGCGGCCGAGTGGGCCCCAAGACTCAGGGGCCGCAGCAGCAGCAAGGCTCAGAGGGACCCAGCTATGCCAAAAAAGTTGCACTCTGGCTTGCTGGCTTGCTTGGGGCTGGTGGAACCGTCTGTGTCGTCTATATTTTCG GAAACAATCCTGTGGATGAAACTGGTGCCAAG ATTCCTGATGAGTTTGACAATG ATCCAATTCTGGTACAACAGTTGAAGCGGACATACAAATATTTCAAAGATTATAGACAG ATGATCATCGAGCCCACCAGCCCCTGCCTTCTCCCAGACCCTCTGCGAGAGCCGTACTACCAACCACCCTACACACTCGTCCTGGAGCTCACGGGAGTCCTCCTACACCCCGAGTGGTCG CTGGCCACTGGCTGGAGGTTTAAGAAGCGCCCGGGTATCGAGACCCTGTTCCAGCAGCTTGCCCCGCTGTATGAAATTGTCATCTTCACATCGGAGACTGGCATG ACTGCCTTCCCACTCATCGATAGCGTGGATCCCCATGGCTTCATCTCCTACCGCCTCTTCCGGGACGCCACGCGCTACATGGATGGACACCATGTCAAG GACATTTCATGTCTGAATCGGGACCCGGCCCGGGTGGTGGTCGTGGACTGCAAGAAAGAGGCCTTCCGCCTCCAGCCCTTCAACGGGGTCGCCTTGCGGCCCTGGGATGGCAACTCGGACGACCGTGTCCTGCTGGACCTGTCGGCCTTCCTCAAGA CAATTGCCCTGAACCAGGTGGAGGACGTGCGGACTGTGCTGGAGCACTATGCCCTGGAAGACGACCCCCTGGAGGCCTTCAAGCAGCGGCAGAGCCGCCTCGAGCAG GAGGAACAGCAGCGACTGGCTGAGCTCTCCAAGTCCACCAAGCAGAACCTCTTCTTTGGCTCGCTCACCAGCCGCTTGTGGCCTCGCTCCAAGCAGCCCTGA
- the Dll3 gene encoding delta-like protein 3 encodes MVPRWMSALPSRMVILALFCLPQAQPAGVFELQIHFFGPGPGPGVPQSPCSALGPCRLFFRVCVKPGVSEEAAEAPCALGAALSARGPVSPEQPGAPAAHLPLPDGVLRVPFRGAWPGTFSLVIETWREQLGEQVGGPAWSLLTRVAGRRRLAAGAPWARDVQRAGAWELRFSYRARCEPPAAGAACARLCRSRSASSRCGPGLRPCAPFEDHCQDPPPCRAGCSPEHGFCEQPDECQCQAGWTGALCTIPASTSTCLSPRGPPSAISECLGPGPGPCDGNPCANGGSCSETPGSFECACPQGFYGPRCEVSGVTCADGPCFNGGLCVGGADPDSAYVCHCPPGFQGSNCEKRVDRCSLQPCQNGGLCLDLGHALRCRCRAGFAGPRCERDLADCTSRACANGGTCVEGGGGARRCSCALGFGGRDCRERADPCAARPCAHGGRCYAHFSGLVCACAPGYMGARCEFPVRPDGADDGAGAVPAAPPGPRRADTQRFLLPPALGLLVAAGLAGAALFAVHVRRRGPGRDAASRLLAGTPEPAGHTLPDALNNQRTQEGPGDGPSSSVDWNRPEDGDSQSIYIMSTPCVYAREVAAPLTPTLHTLGALGRRLERIRVFYRTMGLLFQFTRPRHQLNPVNVHSSQREPCTQSPLP; translated from the exons ATGGTCCCCCGGTGGATGTCTGCGCTCCCGTCCCGGATGGTGATCCTGGCGCTCTTTTGCCTCCCCCAG GCACAGCCGGCTGGTGTCTTCGAGCTGCAGATTCACTTTTTCGGACCGGGACCAGGTCCAGGGGTCCCGCAGTCCCCCTGCAGCGCCCTTGGTCCCTGCCGCCTCTTTTTCAGGGTGTGTGTGAAGCCAGGGGTGTCGGAGGAGGCCGCCGAGGCGCCGTGTGCCCTGGGCGCGGCGCTCAGTGCGCGTGGCCCGGTCTCCCCGGAGCAGCCCGGAGCGCCCGCGGCCCATCTGCCGCTGCCCGACGGGGTCCTGCGGGTGCCCTTCCGGGGCGCCTGGCCG GGCACCTTCTCCCTCGTCATTGAAACCTGGAGAGAGCAGCTGGGAGAGCAggttggag GGCCCGCCTGGAGCCTGCTAACGCGCGTGGCGGGGCGCCGGCGTCTGGCCGCGGGGGCCCCGTGGGCCCGCGATGTGCAACGCGCAGGCGCCTGGGAGCTGCGCTTTTCCTACCGCGCGCGCTGCGAGCCGCCGGCCGCCGGCGCCGCGTGCGCGCGCCTGTGCCGCTCGCGCAGCGCCTCCTCGCGGTGCGGCCCGGGACTGCGGCCCTGCGCACCCTTCGAAGACCACTGCCAGGACCCGC CACCATGTCGAGCTGGCTGCAGCCCGGAACACGGCTTTTGTGAGCAGCCAGATGAGTGCCAGTGCCAGGCGGGCTGGACTGGGGCCCTCTGTACCATCCCTGcctccaccagcacctgcctcagCCCCCGAGGCCCACCCTCTGCCATCTCTGAATGTctggggccggggccagggccctGTGATGGAAATCCGTGTGCCAACGGGGGCAGCTGTAGT GAGACGCCAGGCTCCTTCGAATGTGCCTGCCCCCAGGGTTTCTACGGGCCTCGCTGTGAGGTGAGCGGGGTGACTTGCGCAGATGGGCCCTGCTTCAACGGGGGCTTGTGCGTCGGGGGCGCAGACCCCGACTCTGCCTACGTGTGCCACTGCCCGCCGGGTTTCCAGGGTTCCAACTGTGAGAAGAGAGTGGATCGGTGCAGCCTGCAGCCCTGCCAGAATG GCGGcctctgtctggacctgggccaCGCCCTGCGCTGCCGCTGCCGCGCGGGCTTCGCGGGCCCGCGCTGCGAGCGCGACCTGGCCGACTGCACGAGCCGCGCCTGCGCCAACGGCGGCACGTGCGTGGAGGGCGGGGGCGGCGCTCGCCGCTGCTCGTGCGCGCTGGGCTTCGGCGGCCGCGACTGCCGGGAGCGCGCAGACCCCTGCGCCGCGCGCCCCTGCGCCCACGGCGGCCGCTGCTACGCGCACTTCTCTGGCCTAGTCTGCGCCTGCGCTCCGGGCTACATGGGCGCGCGCTGCGAGTTCCCGGTGCGCCCCGACGGTGCGGACGACGGCGCAGGCGCAGTGCCCGCGGCCCCGCCGGGCCCGAGGCGGGCAGACACGCAGCGCTTCCTCCTGCCGCCGGCTCTGGGGCTGCTGGTGGCCGCGGGGCTGGCCGGTGCTGCGCTCTTCGCGGTCCACGTGCGTCGTCGAGGCCCTGGCCGGGATGCCGCGTCCCGATTGCTGGCGGGGACCCCGGAACCGGCGGGCCACACGCTCCCGGATGCGCTCAACAACCAGAGGACGCAGGAGGGGCCCGGGGATGGTCCGAG TTCGTCTGTAGATTGGAATCGCCCCGAAGATGGAGACTCTCAGTCGATTTACATCATGTCCACTCCCTGTGTCTATGCTCGGGAGGTAGCGGCACCCCTCACCCCGACCCTGCACACTTTGGGGGCTCTAGGCCGACG CCTGGAAAGGATCAGGGTCTTCTATAGGACCATGGGTCTCCTCTTCCAGTTCACCCGGCCAAGGCACCAGCTGAACCCCGTGAATGTCCACAGCAGCCAGAGGGAGCCCTGCACTCAGAGTCCCTTACCTTAG
- the Selenov gene encoding selenoprotein V → MNQQAPPPGPATRRPSAPVRNPTPVRPTSTPVRASVPIRTSAPVRASTPVRTPIQVRTPAPARAPAPVRAPIPVRTPIPAQASAPVQTPVQTNTSGPTGAPETPAWTPPPAPVRPAAPVRTSGPVRAPTPVRTPAPVRTPAAVRAPIPVRTPAPVRTPTPVQTAAAAQTKTLAPLDAREPPAAPPPPAPAPPPAPAPPTRTPAPTQTPAPGSLEPVRSSVIRVAGSHQGPLPALFPAASKQPEPSAGFPSETSLSATTLAEAPAPGPFFPPSPSVSFVSTNTFTSPNKNIPLHKRLSIRVNYCGLUSYGLRYIILKKSLEQQFPNLLDFEDEIAAEATGEFEVFVGGRLVHSKKKGDGFVDESGMKKIVQVISEELEKR, encoded by the exons ATGAACCAGCAGGCGCCACCTCCAGGCCCGGCCACACGCAGGCCCTCGGCCCCAGTCCGGAACCCGACGCCAGTCCGTCCTACTTCCACACCGGTCCGGGCCTCGGTTCCCATCCGAACCTCGGCCCCGGTCCGGGCCTCCACTCCAGTCCGGACTCCGATCCAGGTCAGGACCCCGGCTccggcccgggccccggctcCGGTCCGGGCCCCGATCCCGGTCCGGACCCCGATTCCAGCCCAGGCTTCGGCCCCTGTCCAGACCCCGGTCCAGACCAACACCTCGGGCCCGACTGGGGCTCCGGAGACGCCCGCCTGGacgccgcccccggccccggtgCGGCCCGCGGCCCCGGTGCGCACCTCGGGCCCTGTCCGGGCTCCGACCCCCGTCAGGACCCCGGCTCCAGTCCGGACCCCGGCTGCGGTCCGGGCTCCGATCCCCGTCCGGACCCCGGCTCCAGTCCGGACCCCGACTCCCGTCCAGACTGCCGCCGCCGCCCAGACCAAGACCCTAGCCCCGCTCGACGCCCGGGAGCCCCCGGCCGCGcctccgcccccggccccggctccgcccccggccccggcgcctCCCACCCGGACTCCAGCGCCAACCCAGACCCCAGCTCCG GGGAGCCTGGAGCCCGTGCGGTCCTCGGTCATCAGGGTGGCGGGGTCCCACCAGGGCCCCCTTCCTGCGCTCTTCCCCGCGGCCTCCAAGCAGCCGGAGCCCTCCGCGGGCTTCCCTTCCGAAACCAGCCTGTCGGCCACCACGCTGGCCGAAGCCCCCGCTCCCGGGCCCTTCTTCCCGCCCTCCCCGTCGGTCTCCTTTGTGTCCACCAACACCTTCACCTCCCCCAACAAGAACATACCCCTGCACAAGAGGCTCTCCATCCGGGTGAACTACTG cGGCCTCTGAAGCTATGGCCTTCGG TACATTATACTGAAAAAGAGCTTGGAGCAGCAATTCCCAAATCTTCTGGACTTT gagGATGAAATTGCTGCAGAGGCTACCGGGGAGTTTGAAGTCTTTGTGGGTGGAAGATTGGTCCATTCCAAGAAG AAAGGCGATGGCTTTGTGGACGAATCTGGGATGAAGAAAATTGTACAAGTTATTAGTGAAGAGCTCGAGAAAAGGTAG